CGTGTGCAGTACCGAACTTTGGCCACATGATGGCAGCACCAGTCCTCTCTCGGCGCCGCACCTCCGCTTTCCCGACCCGGTTTGCCGCTGATTGCCGCCCGAAGGACACACGGTAGTACCGGACAGCGGCCCCCAGCCGCTTTCTCCCCGTCGCCCCCCATTTCAATGCTGAATTTTCGACAGAGCGGCCCCCCCTCCCGTCTGCACCGACACATGACGGCAGCAGCGAGCGGCTTCCGGTGCCGCTccgccccccccacctccaccacctGCAGTACCGCCGTTCGGACGCACGGTGGCAGCACACGCTCCCTTTTTCGGTGCCGCAGGTAGCGAGTCTGAGCACAGTGACGTTTGAGACTAGCTAGTCCTTGTAGTCGCGAAAGtcattgctttctttccatcttgCACAGCTATGAAAGGCTGATGTCTGTTACTGTTAAACTAGTAACATTGATCTGTCTGAAACTTCTTTTTTGATGTGGCTGATTTCTATATTTCAGAGGATGCTTTCAATAGTATGGAATCTAAGCCAACTGAAACAACATTAGAACACTCCCTAGGCTTTcgggttttttttaatgagtaaaGAGTGGCGATTTATTACCTCTATGAGGTAAGATTGGTGATTTAGgctgtatttctgtaacagaacagccactgctgcttAAAAGTGATAAGCCAATGTGGGgatggaaagcaaaagcatgGCCAGCATCTTCGTGCTTTTTCATGTGCTGGCTATTCCATCTTTCCATCTCTGTGAagtttcaggaaaagaacaCCACAAGGGACATGCAGTTAAGTGTCATTTAATAAGAGATCAAGGCTTCAGAGGGGGTGGGtaggggtttggggtgtttgggttagggttagggtttggcAACCACATAGAAGGGTGTCTGTGTTGATGTCTGTTAACTGCAGATCATGCAGCCACCCAGATAAGCTTCAGTAGTTGCTAGTAGTATAATCACAACAGTATAAGGGTTTTACTGAACTTCTTGGAGATACTTTATGGTAGCTCTGAGAGTGTCAAAACAGCTTTCGAGGCTTCTCAGGTGTGCAGGGTGAGAGAAGATAGAGAAGGATGTTTGAACAAGCAGAGCAGCATGGTAGAAATCAGCTGTCAGACTGTCTTAGCTTGCTGTGGCATTGCAGCCTAAGCAGTGGCTTTTTCCATGTGGTGAGCCATCGGGCAGATATGGTGAGTTAGTTTTGGCTGTGTATGCTCAAAATTCCATCACACGTACCTTTAAAAAGACCTTCCCTCTAGTAGCATCTCTCTCAAACAGTGAATTTACTTTGTTGCAGATCCAGCTTTTGTTGCAGTACTTGAAGAATGaccccaggaaagctgtgaagaGACTTGCAATCCAAGATTTAAAGTTGCTGGCCAACAAGACACCACATACGTGGAGCAGAGAAAACATTCAGGTTGATGCATTCTTTTAGGCTATAATTTGTTAGGGAAATTTGCAATTAGTTGCAGGATTCTTTCCAGAAGAACAATTTTGGAGGTAAACAAACTTTGTAATCATGCATGTCTCTAAGACTGGAGAACTGTCTTATCATCTTTACCAATATTTGATCAGTGAGAACTGATAACTTTTTTGCAACTGATTTTTAAGTAAGAAATGACTTAGAATTGGTGTTTCCTAGCATCTGAAACCCGCTGTCCTTTTTCTGCAAGCTATGTATGTCCTAGGTCTGCTATTGAAACAGATGCTTCAGGACATGACTcctgattttaatttcagtagaGTCTATTTTGACTCTCAAAACTTTTCATAGCCAAGTGCAACCAAACTTTTGAATACAGATGGCTCATGGGACTTCCTTCCCTCTGGATCTTTTCTCCTGCTACTCTTTAGGCACTCTGTGAATCTGCTCTTCACACTCCTTACGACAGCTTGAAGCTGGGCATGCTGTCTGTTCTTTCCGTGTTATCGGGGACCATTGCCATTAAACAGTACTTCAGCACTGCTCCAGGTAAGAAAACAAGATCAGCTTATTATCTTTGGCATTTTGGATGCTTTGACCTGTCTGTCTACTGATAATCAGTTTCATCTGAACATTTTGTAGTGTGTtcttaaaatggttttgaactTCAGCATACTAAGGGAGAGACAGAATGTGTTCATCATATGTAAACTTAAAATGGGATACTTGCATACCCACAAATAGTCATGGTCtaagattttcttcttgattttgtGATTAATGTGCCTTATGAAAGATTTTCTTACCTTTGGGTCTTATATGCCCTcagtggtatggtttagtggtggtcttggcgatcctggggtaatggttggacttggttatcttaaaggtccttttccaacctggttgattctatgattcttcaaCTTTTCTTCATTGAATGAAGAAATGTAATGCCTCCAAGTGGCTGTCCGGCATTCTGCTTTGAAACCATGGATTTGCATAGTTTTTGAGTAGCATGAAGACTTAATGGTGTGAGTGTGGGCTGGCATATTATCCTGGCTCAGTGAAGCTTTGCCACATTTGTGGGAATGACCTGCTTCAGTACCAGGTGAACCTTTCTGCCTTGTGACTGTATTTGAAGAAAGAGAGTAGACATTTAAAAGTGATTCAGGCTATCTTGTTCTTAAATGTTGATcacatggttttcttttcttcttaaaagccAGACTGCCCTAATGAGTTATTACAAGCCCAACTACAtgggctgcagaagcagagaaaaatagtACATTCCTCTTCAGTCATTCTGGCATGTCTTAATATGTTTACCAGCTTTTTTAATGAGATATAATAATTCTTAAGGTAATACTTCTCCGAGTCCCTGAAACATCAGCCTTTAGACCCAAATATTCTTTCTTACCTCTAACTTGTATAGTCTTCAGGAATGGAGGGagagcctctgtgtgtgtgcagaaagAGATGTTTTCATCCTGTCCTTTAAACATAAGAAATAATCCTAAATCAATATAGACTTTCTGTAGAAATGTGCTTGAAGAGATCTGTGGTGTACTTGCAGACTGTGCTGACTTATGTCCTGCTTGCCTTGTCTTTGCTTAGGAACAGCAACTACAACTACAAGGTCATTTGATTTAGTAAAACTGGCACAGGAGTGCTGTTACCATAATAACCGTGGCATTGCAGCTCATGGTGTGAGAATTCTGACTAATATATCAGCCTCTTGTCAGGAAAAAGGTAAATGAGAGCAAGGACAGTGAAATGTGTCTGTTTGCAGTTAGGCTTATGCACTTAACATGTGCTAACTGGTCATGTCTGAGAACCTGTCTGTAAATCTGCCTGATTCTTCATGCTGGTTTGGGAGAATGGGGCCTATAATCTAGCAGAGAACACTCTGTATGATTTTATGAATGGTTAGAAAGATTCCATCTTTGATTTAGAATTGTTTGTCAGCCTTTGAAAACTCTTTGCACAAAGCCTGTTGCAAAAGAATAACAGGGCATTTAGAAGCCTTGGTCCAGAGACTTAATGCTCTACAAATGCCACAGTTGGTGTGACTGCAGGATAAGTTACCTGAGACATGGAACAGCAGAATTGCTTCTAATCAAAATAAAGTGAGGCAGAGGTATTGGGAAGATACTGGTCATGAATGCAACACCAGTCCAAACGTTATAGCACCTGTGGTCAGAAAATGTAACTGAGAACTaacttactcttttttccttttcttagatCTTCTGCCTTTGGAGCAAGATGCAGGTTTTGGCTTAGAAGCTCTACTTGTTCTTTGTAGTCAAGATGACAGTCCAGGAGCTCAAGCAACCTTAAAGGTGACATTACTATTGTCTTCCCTTAGGACAGCTTTAAGTTTTTACAGTAATACTCCTCTCAGAGGAACAGCTATAATAAAACATGAAGTTGAACGTGGCATGGAGGTGTCTCTGGAGGACAAAGGACACAGCTTGCTCTTTGGAGGTGGGAATGCAATGTACAGGATTACACCACTTctctattattttaatttaccCACTTCATAAGCTGCTTCTGTTAATTTTACCCAGTTATTTTTCTATAAAGCCTGGTGGTGTGAGAAAGATTAGAATTTCTTGAATTtgtcttctttatttctgcaaCCATACTTGCAGATAAGTGTAACTTAACTTTAAAGTTAAACTTTAACTTTAAGTAGACGTTATGTTTATTGTACCTGTTGGTTGTGTGAGTTGCAGATCACGTTAACTTGCATGGTGAAGCTGGTCAAGTGCCGTCCTCACCTGAGCCAGTCAGTAGTTGAATCCCTGCTGACCCAGCTACACAGCGCCCAGGATGCTGCCAGGATTCTCATGTGCCATTGTTTAGCAGCTATTGCCATGCAGCTGCCTGTCCTAGCAGATGGGATGCTAGGAGACCTTATGGACCTCTATAAATTAATTGGACTATCTGCCACAGATAAAAAACAGGA
This genomic interval from Melopsittacus undulatus isolate bMelUnd1 unplaced genomic scaffold, bMelUnd1.mat.Z mat_scaffold_194_arrow_ctg1, whole genome shotgun sequence contains the following:
- the LOC117438383 gene encoding integrator complex subunit 7-like, with amino-acid sequence MLSVLSVLSGTIAIKQYFSTAPGTATTTTRSFDLVKLAQECCYHNNRGIAAHGVRILTNISASCQEKDLLPLEQDAGFGLEALLVLCSQDDSPGAQATLKITLTCMVKLVKCRPHLSQSVVESLLTQLHSAQDAARILMCHCLAAIAMQLPVLADGMLGDLMDLYKLIGLSATDKKQELLVRLPSGK